The DNA sequence GGCGCGCATCGGCGCGGCGGCACGCCCCGCGACCCAGCTGCGCGCCCTCACCCCCGACGCCGCGGCCGGGCTCACCCGCGCCACGCTCGGCGAGCACGCGGACGCCCCGTTCTGCCGCGAGGTGTGGGCGGTCACCGGCGGCAATCCGTACGAGTCCGTGGAACTCCTCGCCAAGGTGCAGGACACCGAGCTCGAACCGGTGGAGAGCTCCGCCGCCGAACTGCGCGCCCTCAACCGCTCCGCCCGCGGCCGCGGCCTCGTCGCCCGCCTCGAAGAGCTGGGCACCGACGTCACCCGCTTCGCCTGGGCCGCCGCGATCCTCGGCTCCGCGATCTCCGTCGACCTCGCCGCGTCCCTCGCGGGACTGCCCCGCGACGGCGCCGAGCAGTGCGCCGAGCGGCTGCGCGCCGCCCGCATCGTGACCGGCGGCGAAGAGGGCCTGGAGTTCGTGCACCCGCTGATCGCCTCCGCCGTGTACGAGTCCATCCCGCCCGCCACCCGCACCGCGATGCACGGCCGGGCCGCCTGGGCCGTCACGCGCTCCGGGCGCGGCGCCGCCGCGGCCTCCCGGCACCTGCTCGAAGTCATCCCGGACGACGATCCCGAACTCGTCGAGCAGCTGCGCGAGGCCGCCACCGAGCACCTCGCCGTCGGCGCGCCCGACGCCGCCCGGAGCTGTCTCGAACGGGCCCTGCGCGAGCCGCCCCGGCCCGCCGTGCACGCGCGCGTGCTCTACGAACTCGGCTGCGCCACCCTGCTCACCTCGCCCGTCACCACCATCGGGCACCTGCGTGAGGCCCTGTCGATGCGGGGCCTGAGCCAGGATCTGCGCGTCGACGCCGTGTGCCGCCTGTCACAGGCCCTCGTACACAACGACCAGCTCGGCGAGGGCCTGCGCGCCATCACCGAGGAGGCGGCCCGCCTCCCCGCGGGCACCGACCGGCTCCGGCTGCAGGCCGTGCACTTCATGTGGGAGGGCACCCACGCGGGCGAGGAGGACTCCCCGGGGCGCTCCCGCCGGCTCGCCGCGCTCGCCGGACCCCTGTCCGGGCGGGACAACGCCGAGCGCGCGCTGCTCATCCTGCGCGCCTTCGACGCGATGACCCGCGGCGAGAACGCCGAAGAGGTCGTCGAGCTCTGCGACCGCGCCCTCGTCAACGGCCGCCTGGCGCCCGGACTCGGCTGGACCGACGCCGAGTGGAGCTTCGAACTGCGCCTGATGCTCGGCGGTTCGTACGCCTTCGCCGACCGGCTCGACCGCGCGGAGAGCCTGTTCACCGAGGCCGTCAAGGCGTACGAGACGGCGGGCTGGAGCGGCGGCCACCTCGCGCTCGCACACGCCTTCCTCGGCTACGTCTACCGCAGGCGCGGGCGCCTTCGGGACGCCGAGAAGTCGCTGCGCGAAAGCCTGCGGCTCGCCGACCGCGTGGGCCAGGGCGGCCTCCCGATGCACTGGGAAGCGGCCAGCATGCTCATCGACACGCTGCTCGCCCGCGGCCACGCCGAGCAGGCCAGTTCCGTCGCCGACCACTACGGCTTCGCGCCGCCCAACGCCTCCACGATCTACGTCCCGGACGCGATGTCCGTACGCGGCAGGCTCCTGCTGGCCCTCGGCCGCCGTGAGGAAGGGCTCAACGAACTGGAGGCCACCGCCAAGGCGTTGACGGCGCGCGGCCAGTACAACACGGTGCTCGCGCCGTGGGCGTACGACCTTGCGCGGGCCCTCGCCGACGAGGACCCGCGGCGCGCCGCCGACGTGGTCACCGACGCGCGCGTGCAGGCCGAGCGGTTCGGCACGGACACGGCGATCGGCGAGGCGCTGCGGTGCGAGGCCGCCCTCGCCTCCGGCCCGCGCTCCGTCGCGCTGTACGCGAAGGCCGTGACCTATCTGGAGGCCTCGCCCTGCGCGTACGAACACGCGGTCGCGCGCGTCGAGTACGGGATCGCCTCGGGCGACGTGGAGGAGCTGGAGCGCGGGCTCGCGCTGGCGCGCAGCTGCGGGGCCGATGGGCTGGCCGCCCGGGCTGAGCGGTTCCTTGCCGGGGTCTAGCGCTTTTGTGGAGGGTGCCGGGGCTCGGGTCGATCGGCCTGCGGCCTCGTCCTCAAACGCCGGACGGGCTTGACATCTGCTAGGGGGCTGCCAGGTGCTTCAGGGTGGTTTCGGCCTCCCTCATGATTCTTTCGATCAGGTCCTCGCATGTCGGTACGTCGGTCAGGACGCCTGCCACCTGGCCCGCGGCCATGATGCCGCGGTCCGGGTCGCCGTCCACCATGGCCGACTTGAGGAGCATCGGGGTGTTCGCGGCGAGCAGGGCCTGGGGCCAGGTGAGGTGCTTGGCACGCTTCAGGGCGCGGCCGTCGCGGGCCAGGGCGGGCCAGCTCTGGCCCGACATCCGGCGGAACGCCGCCGCGTGGCGCAGCGCGCGCAGCAGGGCCGCGGCGCGTCCTGAGCGCTCCAGGGACGTCACCAGATCCGTGCGGAGCATCCGGTGGGGGAGGCCGTCCACGCGCGAGGTCAGCGTGACGTCCTTGACCGTGGCCGCCAGATAGCGGGCCTTCACCGCGTCCGGGACCGGGGACTCGGCCGTGAGGAGGAAGCGGGTGCCCATGGCCACGCCCGCCGCGCCGTACGCCAGGGCGGCGACCAGGCCGCGGCCGTCGTGGAAGCCGCCCGCCGCGACCACGGGGACGTCCACGGCGTCCACGACCTGCGGCAGGAGCACGCTGGTGGCCACGTCGCCGGTGTGGCCGCCGCCCTCGCCGCCCTGGACGACGACCGCGTCGGCGCCCCACGCCGCCACCTTCTCGGCGTGCCGGCGGGCGCCCACGGACGGCATCACGACGACTCCGGCCGCCTTCAGCTCCCCGATGAGGGCCTCGGACGGGGCCAGGGCGAAGGACGCGACCCGGACGCCCTCGGCGACGACGAGCCGGACGCGGTCGCGCGCGTCACCCGCGTCCGCGCGGAGATTCACCCCGAACGGGGCGTCGGTGCGCGCCCGCACCTCCCTTATCGCGGAGCGCAGTTGATCGATGGTCATGGTGGCGGAGGCCAGGATGCCCAGCGCGCCCGCGTTCGCCGCCGCCGACACCAGGCGGGGGCCCGCGACCCAGCCCATGCCGGTCTGCACGATCGGGTACCGCACGCCCACGAGCCGGGTCAGCGGTGTCTGCAGGAGCGGCGCCGCCGTCATGGGCGGACCTCGCCCTCGCGCAGCCCCGTGGGGTCCAGGACGTCGCGGATCAGGCGCAGTTCGGCCGCCGTCGGCTCGCGGGTGGGGGGCGGGTCGGCGGGCACCGGCAGGGCGAAGGAGGTCGCCGCGCGGATCTCCGCGGCGGTCACGCCCGGGTGCGCGGACACCACGCGCATCGAGCGGTCAGGGGTGGCGAAGTCGAACACGCCCAGGTTCGACACGACGCGGCGCAGGTCGTGGTAGCGGGTCGCGGCGGGGCCCGCTGCGGCGGCGCGGTCGTGGCCGACGCCGCAGACCATGTCGACCCGCTCGACGAACACGCGCTTCGCGTGGAGCGGGATCCAGTAGCTGACCGGGTTGTTCAGGGTGTTCGCCGGGGCGCCGCGCACGCCGAGGAGCTGTCGGGCGGGGTGGTGCCAGTCGCCGACGCACGAGATGTTCTGGTTGCCGAAGCGGTCGATCTGGCTCGCGCCCATCATCACGTGCCGCCGCCCGCCCATCACCATCGTCAGATGGCGGCGGTACGGCAGCCAGCCCTCCGTCACCGACGAGCGCTCCCCGAGTGCGGGCACGTCACCCATGAGGAGCGCCTCACCGTCCGTGAGCAGCAGCTCGGGTGCGAACGTCAGCTTCGCGAGGCGGGCCCCGAGCGTGGGGACCGTGCCCATCGGGGACGCCAGGACCTCGCCGTCGCCGCGCCACGCCTCGGCGCAGGCGAGCACGCAGTACTCGGCGCGGGTGACGGCGGTCGTGGTGCGCGTCATCGCTGCTCCTTGTGCCAGGTCCGGACGGCTTGGTGGTAGTCCTCCTCGCTGCCCGACAGGAAGCGGTCGTGGAACTGTGCCCAGCCGTCGGGGGAGGCCGCCGCGGTGGCGTACGCCTTCTGGAAGGGCTCGTCGCGGCCGTAGTCCGGGGCGCACGACGTGAAGTGGGCGCCCCCGGCGGTCTCGGTCACGCCCGTGACGCTGTGCCGGGAGACGAGCAGCGTCTGGGGCGCCGTGCGAGGCGGCGGCGCGTCGGCCGGGGAGTCGCTGGGAGCGCCGAAGTCGACCAGGCGCTCGCACGACACGTACGCCGTGTCGGCCGCCTCGCAGAACAAGTCGTCGAAGTACGGGTCGGGGCCCAGATACTGGCCGTTGCCCAGGCGGTCCGCGCGGTTCAGATGGACCAGGGCCGCGTCCATGCGCAGGGCCGGGACCGCGACCAGCTTCTCCCCGTCCTCGTACGGCGAAGTGACGGTGCGCAGCCGCGGGTTGACCCGCAGCACGTCCGAGCCGAGGCCCGCGCGCACGGGAAGGAACGGCAGGCGCTGGGCGGCGGCGGTGAGCCCCTGCAGGAACATCGCCTCGTCCAGCTCGACCAGGTCGAGGCCGCCGCGCTCGCGGGCCGCCCGGAAGTGCGGCTCCAGGGGGATCGAGTCGAGCGTCACGAAGGCCGTGACCAGTGTGCGCACCTTCCCGGCGGCGAGGAGCAGACCGACGTCCGGACCGCCGTACGCCACGACGGTCAGGTCCGTGACGTCCGAGCGCAGCAGGGCGCGGACCAGCGCCATCGGCTTGCGGCGCGAGCCCCAGCCGCCGATGCCGAGCGTCATCCCGCTCTCCAGGCGCCGCACGACCTCCTCGGGCGTCATGATCTTGTCCCGTACGCCCCCGCCCCCGCCGCCGTCCCGGACGGCTCGCGCGTCCCCGGCGCCCCGGACCTCCGCTGGATCGGTCATGCCGTGTCCTTCCGGGCCGGTACGGAGCTGTCGGGCGGCGCGGCGGGCGTGCCGAAGCCGTCGCGGACGCGGGCCGCCACGCCGCTCAGGTTCGCCTCGAAGGTGAAGCCCTGCTCGAAGCGGTAGCTGCGGCGGACGTCCACCGGGTCGATGCCGTTGATCGCGGCTTTCGCCAGGCGCAGCAGCGTGCCGTCCTTGCGGGCGATCTCGCGCGCGAGGGCGAGGGCCGCCGCGCGCAGGTCGGCGCGGGGCACGACCCGCCACACCGAGCCGTGCGCGTGCAGCTCGGCCGCGGTGGCCGTGCGCCCGGTGTAGTACAGCGCGCGCATCAGGTGCTGGGGGACCAGGCGGGCCAGGTGCGTGGCGGCGCCGAGCGCGCCGCGGTCCAGCTCGGGGAGGCCGAACGTGGCGTCGTCGCTCGCCACGATCGCGTCCGCGTTGCCCACGAGGCCGATGCCGCCGCCCAGGCAGAAGCCCTGGACGGCCGCGACGACCGGCACCGCGCAGTCGTACACCGCCGCGAAGGCCTCCGCGCAGCCGCTGTTGACGCCGAGCAGCGCGCCGTGGCCGGGGTCGCGGCGCAGCTCCTTGATGTCCACGCCCGCGTTGAACCCCCGGCCCTCGGCGGCCAGCACCACGCAGCGCACCTCGGGGTCGCGGCCCGCGGCGCGCACCGCGTCCGCGAGGGCGAACCACCCTTGTGCGGGAAGGGCGTTGACCGGTGCGTAGTCGACGGTGACGACGGCCACGCCCTCCTCGGGGGGTGAGGTGGAGACAGGCATCAGAGGATCCGCTACCTTTCGTCCAGTGCCTTCAACCAAACATTTGTTAGTTACTCGGAAGGTAGCAGCGATGACTGACAATCGACAGGTGGTCGTGGTCACCGGCGGGACCCGCGGCGTCGGGGCGGGGATCGCCCGCGGCTTCCTGGCCGCCGGCGCGCACGTCGTCATCTGCGCCCGCAAGCCGCCCGAGCGGCCCGTCGAAGTGCCGGGCGTCACCGCGGAGTTCCGCCCGGCCGACCTCAGGGACGCCGAGGCGGCGCACGCCCTGGTCACCGGCGTCGCCGCCGACCACGGACGGCTCGACGTGCTGGTGAACAACGCGGGCGGCACGCCGTTCGGCCTGCTCGCCGAGGCCACCGCCGCCCGCCAGACGAAGATCGTCCAGCTGAACCTGCTGGCCCCGCTGTACGCATCCCTCGCCGCCCACGAAGTGATGAGCCGTCAGGAGACCGGCGGCGCCGTCATCATGATCGGCAGCGTCAGCGGCACCCGCCCCTCGCCCGGCTCGGGGGCCTACGGCGCCGCCAAGGCGGGCCTGGCCAACCTGGCGCGCACCATGGCGGTCGAATGGGCCCCGCACGTGCGCGTGAACACCGTGGTGCTCGGCCTGGTGCGCACCGAGAGCACCCATCTGCACTACGGCGACGAGGAGGGGGTCGCCGCGGTGGCCCGCACGATCCCGCTCGGCCGCCTCGCGGAGCCCGCGGACGCCGCCGACGCCTGTGTGTTCCTCGCCTCAGCCGCCGCGCGGTACATCAGCGGCGCGGCCCTCCAGGTGGACGGCGGCGGCGAGCGGCCCGCCTTCCTGGACGCCGCGACCGTGAACCACTGACCCCGTGCCGTGTGACGTCCGGTCACCCGCCGGGCGCGCCGGCCACCCCTCCCGTACGAAGGAGTTCCGTATGACCGCAGCTGTCGATTCCGGGATGTGCGCGGGCCGCGTCGTGATCGTCACGGGCGCGGGCCGGGGCCTCGGCCGGGCGCACGCGCGCGCGTACGCGGCCGAGGGCGCGAAGGTCGTCGTCAACGACCTCGGGGCGGCCCTCGACGGCTCCGGGGTCTCCGGAGGCCCCGCGCAGGACGTCGTCGAGGAGATCCGCACGGCGGGCGGCGACGCCGTCGCGCACTGCGGCGACGTCGCGACGCCCGAGGGCGCGTCGTCCCTCGTGCGGGCCGCCCTGGAGACCTACGGCCGCCTGGACACCCTCGTGAACAACGCTGGCTTCCTGCGCGACCGCATGCTGGTCAACCTCGACGAGGACGACTGGGACGCCGTCCTCCGCGTGCACCTGAAGGGACACTTCCTGCCCCTGAAGCACGCGGCCGCGCACTGGCGGGCCGCCGCCAAGGCCGGACGCGCCCCGCA is a window from the Streptomyces spectabilis genome containing:
- a CDS encoding CoA-transferase subunit beta is translated as MTRTTTAVTRAEYCVLACAEAWRGDGEVLASPMGTVPTLGARLAKLTFAPELLLTDGEALLMGDVPALGERSSVTEGWLPYRRHLTMVMGGRRHVMMGASQIDRFGNQNISCVGDWHHPARQLLGVRGAPANTLNNPVSYWIPLHAKRVFVERVDMVCGVGHDRAAAAGPAATRYHDLRRVVSNLGVFDFATPDRSMRVVSAHPGVTAAEIRAATSFALPVPADPPPTREPTAAELRLIRDVLDPTGLREGEVRP
- a CDS encoding NAD(P)H-dependent flavin oxidoreductase, which codes for MQTPLTRLVGVRYPIVQTGMGWVAGPRLVSAAANAGALGILASATMTIDQLRSAIREVRARTDAPFGVNLRADAGDARDRVRLVVAEGVRVASFALAPSEALIGELKAAGVVVMPSVGARRHAEKVAAWGADAVVVQGGEGGGHTGDVATSVLLPQVVDAVDVPVVAAGGFHDGRGLVAALAYGAAGVAMGTRFLLTAESPVPDAVKARYLAATVKDVTLTSRVDGLPHRMLRTDLVTSLERSGRAAALLRALRHAAAFRRMSGQSWPALARDGRALKRAKHLTWPQALLAANTPMLLKSAMVDGDPDRGIMAAGQVAGVLTDVPTCEDLIERIMREAETTLKHLAAP
- a CDS encoding SDR family oxidoreductase, which gives rise to MTDNRQVVVVTGGTRGVGAGIARGFLAAGAHVVICARKPPERPVEVPGVTAEFRPADLRDAEAAHALVTGVAADHGRLDVLVNNAGGTPFGLLAEATAARQTKIVQLNLLAPLYASLAAHEVMSRQETGGAVIMIGSVSGTRPSPGSGAYGAAKAGLANLARTMAVEWAPHVRVNTVVLGLVRTESTHLHYGDEEGVAAVARTIPLGRLAEPADAADACVFLASAAARYISGAALQVDGGGERPAFLDAATVNH
- a CDS encoding SDR family oxidoreductase → MTAAVDSGMCAGRVVIVTGAGRGLGRAHARAYAAEGAKVVVNDLGAALDGSGVSGGPAQDVVEEIRTAGGDAVAHCGDVATPEGASSLVRAALETYGRLDTLVNNAGFLRDRMLVNLDEDDWDAVLRVHLKGHFLPLKHAAAHWRAAAKAGRAPHACVVNTSSGAGLLGSVGQGNYSAAKAGILGLTMVAAAELAAYGVRVNAIAPAARTRMTEQTFADTMAAPQEGAFDAMAPENVSPLVVWLGSTASSGVTGRVFEAEGGRITVMHGWRPGPSADKAARWSPAEAGETALKLLSRAEPPEPVYGAR
- a CDS encoding enoyl-CoA hydratase family protein, which produces MPVSTSPPEEGVAVVTVDYAPVNALPAQGWFALADAVRAAGRDPEVRCVVLAAEGRGFNAGVDIKELRRDPGHGALLGVNSGCAEAFAAVYDCAVPVVAAVQGFCLGGGIGLVGNADAIVASDDATFGLPELDRGALGAATHLARLVPQHLMRALYYTGRTATAAELHAHGSVWRVVPRADLRAAALALAREIARKDGTLLRLAKAAINGIDPVDVRRSYRFEQGFTFEANLSGVAARVRDGFGTPAAPPDSSVPARKDTA
- a CDS encoding CoA transferase subunit A; this encodes MTPEEVVRRLESGMTLGIGGWGSRRKPMALVRALLRSDVTDLTVVAYGGPDVGLLLAAGKVRTLVTAFVTLDSIPLEPHFRAARERGGLDLVELDEAMFLQGLTAAAQRLPFLPVRAGLGSDVLRVNPRLRTVTSPYEDGEKLVAVPALRMDAALVHLNRADRLGNGQYLGPDPYFDDLFCEAADTAYVSCERLVDFGAPSDSPADAPPPRTAPQTLLVSRHSVTGVTETAGGAHFTSCAPDYGRDEPFQKAYATAAASPDGWAQFHDRFLSGSEEDYHQAVRTWHKEQR
- a CDS encoding ATP-binding protein encodes the protein MTQGRPGGGTWAPLWERDEEIGAAERAVSGLCSDMTTEGGLLVFSGDAGIGKTALMAEVRRIAHGRATVWAARGGETLKSVPFNVVRQLLQPALVALSPDEAREYLGDWYEIAGPALGIAEPGGGRPEPQAVCDGLVAVVSRLSRLYWPLVLLVDDAHWADQETLRWLAAFAERLDDLPVLVVVAHRPGEASGDSARHLARIGAAARPATQLRALTPDAAAGLTRATLGEHADAPFCREVWAVTGGNPYESVELLAKVQDTELEPVESSAAELRALNRSARGRGLVARLEELGTDVTRFAWAAAILGSAISVDLAASLAGLPRDGAEQCAERLRAARIVTGGEEGLEFVHPLIASAVYESIPPATRTAMHGRAAWAVTRSGRGAAAASRHLLEVIPDDDPELVEQLREAATEHLAVGAPDAARSCLERALREPPRPAVHARVLYELGCATLLTSPVTTIGHLREALSMRGLSQDLRVDAVCRLSQALVHNDQLGEGLRAITEEAARLPAGTDRLRLQAVHFMWEGTHAGEEDSPGRSRRLAALAGPLSGRDNAERALLILRAFDAMTRGENAEEVVELCDRALVNGRLAPGLGWTDAEWSFELRLMLGGSYAFADRLDRAESLFTEAVKAYETAGWSGGHLALAHAFLGYVYRRRGRLRDAEKSLRESLRLADRVGQGGLPMHWEAASMLIDTLLARGHAEQASSVADHYGFAPPNASTIYVPDAMSVRGRLLLALGRREEGLNELEATAKALTARGQYNTVLAPWAYDLARALADEDPRRAADVVTDARVQAERFGTDTAIGEALRCEAALASGPRSVALYAKAVTYLEASPCAYEHAVARVEYGIASGDVEELERGLALARSCGADGLAARAERFLAGV